A portion of the Deinococcus peraridilitoris DSM 19664 genome contains these proteins:
- a CDS encoding glutamate synthase-related protein, with translation MDRNRISGPTPQEVASVGQHGLYRRENEHDACGVGFVAHIKGNKSHDIVAQGLKILENLDHRGAVGADELMGDGAGILIQIPDEFYRAEMAALGVTLPPPGEYGVGMIFLPKEHASRLACEQELERAIRAEGQVLLGWRDVPVDREMPMSPAVRAKEPVIRQVFIGRGPDLIVPDALERKLYVIRKTASSAIQALKLTHSGEYYVPSMSCRTVIYKGLLLATQVGTYYKDLQDPRLVSALALVHQRFSTNTFPEWPLAHPYRMVAHNGEINTVKGNFNWMRAREGVMKSPVLGDDLPKLYPISFEGQSDTATFDNALELLTMAGYPLAHAAMMLIPEAWEQHSMMDDRRGAFYEYHAAMMEPWDGPAAMVFTDGRQIGATLDRNGLRPARYIVTNDDLVVMASETGVLPIPENRIVKKWRLQPGRMFLIDLDQGRIVNDEELKAQVAFAKPYRQWIENVRIRLDAVKVEAQPQTYRESLLDRQQAFGFTQEDVKFLLSPMAAAGEEAIGSMGNDSPLAVLSNKNKPLYNYFRQLFAQVTNPPIDPIRESIVMSLASFIGPKPNLLDINAVNPPMRLEVSQPILDFDDMARLRAIEQHTGGKFKPYEIDICYPLEWGSEGVEARLASLRAEAVDAIKSGHNILIISDRCVDRDRVAIPALLALSAIHQHLVQRGLRTTAGLVVETGSAREVHHFAVLAGYGAEAIHPYLAMETIAELHRVRPGNVTPEKAIYNYVKGIGKGLSKIMSKMGISTYMSYCGAQIFEAIGLNAEIIEKYFRGTSTQVGGIGVFEVAEEAIRTHRAAFSEDLLLLNMLETGGEYAWRARGEEHMWTPDAIAKLQHAARSGRIETYREYAQIINDQSRRHMTLRGLFDFKIDPEKAIALEEVESAAEIVKRFATGAMSLGSISTEAHTTLALAMNRIGGKSNTGEGGEDPARYRDELRGVSVKAGTKLSDILGSGRIAADYELAENDSLRSKIKQVASGRFGVTTEYLVSADQIQIKMAQGAKPGEGGQLPGSKVSEYIGMLRHSVPGVGLISPPPHHDIYSIEDLAQLIHDLKNVNPAADVSVKLVSEVGVGTIAAGVAKAKADHVVIAGHDGGTGASPWSSIKHAGTPWELGLAETQQTLVLNRLRDRIRVQADGQMKTGRDVVIGALLGADEFGFATAPLVAEGCIMMRKCHLNTCPVGVATQDPELRAKFQGKPEHVINYFFFVAEEVRELMAQLGLRTFEELIGRSDLLDTRAGVEHWKARGLDFSRVFYQVAQQGLARSHVNAQDHGLQNALDVELIAKCLPAIERGKKVKLLEVARNVNRSVGAMLSGELVKQRPEGLPDQTIFIQMEGTGGQSFGAFLAKGITLYLIGDANDYTGKGLSGGRVVVRPSIDFRGDSTKNIIVGNTVLYGATEGEAFFRGVAGERFGVRLSGATAVVEGTGDHGCEYMTGGTVVVLGQTGRNFAAGMSGGIAYVYDEDGQFARRCNTAMVTLDRVLTAGEQEAITDKAYWHQGQRDEELLRKLIEDHHQWTGSLRAREILDNWAASLPKFVKVFPREYERALGELNGKRNSVAAERELKGATHGR, from the coding sequence ATGGACCGAAATCGAATCTCTGGGCCCACACCACAAGAAGTTGCATCCGTCGGCCAGCACGGTCTGTATCGCCGCGAAAACGAGCATGACGCCTGCGGGGTGGGCTTCGTCGCCCATATCAAAGGCAACAAATCGCATGACATCGTCGCGCAGGGACTCAAAATTCTGGAAAACCTCGATCACCGGGGCGCCGTTGGTGCCGATGAGCTGATGGGCGATGGAGCGGGAATATTAATACAGATTCCCGATGAGTTCTACCGTGCCGAAATGGCCGCGCTGGGTGTGACGCTGCCCCCGCCCGGCGAATACGGCGTCGGGATGATCTTTTTGCCCAAAGAGCACGCCTCGCGCCTGGCGTGCGAACAGGAACTGGAGCGCGCCATTCGCGCCGAAGGGCAGGTGCTGCTGGGCTGGCGTGACGTTCCGGTGGACCGTGAAATGCCGATGTCACCCGCGGTCCGCGCCAAGGAACCGGTCATCCGTCAGGTCTTCATCGGCCGCGGACCGGACCTGATCGTGCCAGACGCGCTGGAGCGCAAGCTCTACGTGATCCGCAAGACCGCGTCGAGCGCCATCCAGGCCCTCAAGCTCACGCACAGCGGCGAGTATTACGTGCCCAGCATGTCGTGCCGCACGGTGATCTACAAGGGGCTGCTGCTCGCGACCCAGGTGGGCACCTACTACAAGGATCTCCAGGACCCCCGTCTGGTGTCGGCGCTCGCCCTCGTTCACCAGCGCTTTTCGACCAACACCTTTCCGGAGTGGCCGCTCGCGCACCCTTACCGGATGGTCGCGCACAACGGCGAGATCAACACCGTCAAGGGCAACTTCAACTGGATGCGCGCCCGCGAAGGCGTCATGAAGTCTCCTGTGCTGGGCGACGACCTGCCCAAGCTCTACCCCATCAGCTTCGAGGGCCAGTCGGACACGGCCACCTTCGACAACGCGCTCGAACTGCTCACCATGGCCGGCTATCCGCTCGCGCACGCCGCGATGATGCTGATCCCGGAAGCCTGGGAACAGCACAGCATGATGGATGACCGCCGGGGCGCCTTTTACGAGTATCACGCCGCGATGATGGAACCCTGGGACGGTCCCGCTGCGATGGTCTTCACCGACGGGCGCCAGATCGGCGCGACCCTTGACCGCAACGGTTTGCGCCCGGCGCGCTACATCGTCACCAACGACGACCTGGTGGTCATGGCCTCCGAGACAGGTGTGCTGCCCATTCCCGAGAACCGGATCGTCAAGAAGTGGCGCCTGCAGCCCGGGCGCATGTTCCTGATCGACCTCGACCAGGGCCGGATCGTGAACGACGAGGAACTCAAGGCACAGGTGGCCTTTGCCAAGCCGTACCGCCAGTGGATCGAGAACGTCCGCATCCGGCTCGACGCCGTCAAGGTAGAGGCGCAGCCCCAGACGTACCGCGAGTCGCTGCTCGACCGCCAGCAGGCGTTTGGCTTCACGCAGGAAGACGTCAAGTTCCTGCTGAGCCCCATGGCCGCTGCGGGCGAGGAAGCCATCGGCTCGATGGGCAACGACTCGCCGCTCGCGGTGCTGTCCAACAAGAACAAGCCGCTGTACAACTACTTCCGCCAGCTGTTCGCGCAGGTCACCAACCCGCCCATCGACCCGATCCGGGAATCGATCGTGATGTCGCTGGCGTCCTTTATCGGTCCCAAGCCCAACCTGCTCGATATCAACGCGGTGAACCCACCCATGCGCCTCGAGGTCAGCCAGCCGATTCTGGATTTCGACGACATGGCCCGGCTGCGCGCGATCGAGCAGCACACCGGCGGCAAGTTCAAGCCCTACGAGATCGACATCTGCTACCCCCTGGAGTGGGGCAGCGAGGGCGTCGAGGCGCGCCTCGCGTCACTGCGCGCCGAGGCCGTGGACGCCATCAAGAGCGGTCACAACATCCTGATCATCAGCGACCGCTGTGTGGACCGTGACCGGGTCGCGATTCCGGCGTTGCTGGCCCTCTCGGCCATCCACCAACATCTGGTCCAGCGTGGCCTGCGCACCACGGCCGGGCTGGTCGTCGAGACGGGCTCGGCGCGCGAGGTACACCACTTCGCGGTGCTGGCCGGTTACGGCGCCGAAGCGATTCACCCCTACCTCGCCATGGAGACCATCGCGGAACTGCACCGGGTCCGCCCCGGCAACGTGACGCCCGAGAAGGCCATCTACAACTACGTCAAGGGAATCGGCAAGGGTCTCTCGAAGATCATGTCCAAGATGGGCATCAGCACCTACATGTCGTACTGCGGCGCCCAGATCTTCGAGGCGATCGGCCTGAACGCCGAGATCATCGAGAAGTACTTTCGCGGCACCTCCACCCAGGTGGGCGGCATCGGCGTGTTCGAGGTGGCCGAGGAAGCCATCCGCACGCACCGCGCGGCCTTCAGCGAGGATCTCCTGCTGCTGAACATGCTCGAAACCGGCGGCGAGTACGCCTGGCGTGCGCGCGGCGAGGAGCACATGTGGACGCCCGACGCCATTGCCAAGCTGCAGCACGCGGCCCGCTCCGGGCGTATCGAGACGTACCGGGAGTACGCGCAGATCATCAACGACCAGTCGCGGCGCCACATGACCCTGCGTGGTCTGTTCGACTTCAAGATCGATCCTGAAAAAGCCATTGCGCTCGAGGAAGTCGAGAGCGCCGCCGAGATCGTCAAACGCTTTGCGACGGGGGCCATGTCGCTCGGGTCGATCAGCACCGAGGCGCACACCACCCTGGCGCTCGCCATGAACCGTATTGGCGGCAAGTCCAATACCGGCGAGGGCGGCGAGGACCCGGCGCGTTACCGGGACGAGCTGCGCGGTGTCAGCGTCAAGGCCGGAACGAAACTCAGCGACATTCTGGGGTCGGGCCGCATCGCCGCCGACTACGAGCTCGCCGAGAACGACAGCCTGCGCTCGAAGATCAAGCAGGTCGCCTCAGGTCGCTTCGGGGTCACCACCGAGTACCTGGTGTCCGCGGACCAGATTCAGATCAAGATGGCCCAGGGCGCCAAGCCCGGCGAGGGCGGGCAACTCCCCGGCAGCAAGGTCTCGGAGTACATCGGCATGCTCCGCCACTCGGTGCCGGGCGTGGGCCTGATCTCTCCCCCACCGCACCACGACATCTACTCGATCGAGGACCTGGCACAGCTGATTCACGACCTCAAGAACGTCAACCCGGCCGCCGATGTCTCGGTCAAGCTGGTCTCGGAAGTGGGCGTCGGCACCATCGCGGCGGGTGTGGCCAAGGCCAAGGCCGATCACGTGGTCATCGCCGGGCACGACGGCGGCACGGGCGCCTCGCCCTGGTCTTCGATCAAGCACGCGGGCACCCCCTGGGAACTGGGTCTCGCCGAAACACAGCAGACCCTGGTGCTCAACCGCCTGCGTGACCGCATCCGGGTGCAGGCCGACGGTCAGATGAAGACCGGGCGTGACGTGGTCATCGGCGCGCTGCTGGGCGCCGACGAGTTCGGCTTCGCGACCGCGCCCCTGGTGGCGGAGGGCTGCATTATGATGCGCAAGTGCCACCTGAACACCTGCCCGGTGGGCGTGGCCACCCAGGACCCCGAGCTGCGCGCCAAATTCCAGGGCAAGCCCGAGCACGTCATCAACTACTTTTTCTTTGTTGCCGAGGAAGTGCGCGAGCTGATGGCCCAGCTGGGCCTGCGCACCTTCGAGGAACTGATCGGCCGCAGCGACCTGCTCGACACCCGCGCGGGTGTCGAGCACTGGAAGGCCCGCGGGCTGGACTTCAGCCGGGTCTTTTACCAGGTGGCCCAGCAGGGCCTGGCGCGCTCGCACGTCAATGCCCAGGACCACGGGCTTCAGAACGCGCTCGACGTCGAGCTGATCGCCAAGTGCCTGCCCGCCATCGAACGCGGCAAGAAGGTCAAACTGCTCGAAGTGGCGCGCAACGTCAACCGCAGCGTCGGTGCGATGCTCTCGGGCGAGCTGGTCAAGCAGCGCCCCGAGGGTCTGCCCGACCAGACCATCTTCATTCAGATGGAAGGCACGGGCGGTCAGAGCTTCGGCGCCTTTCTGGCCAAAGGCATCACGCTCTACCTGATCGGCGACGCCAACGACTACACCGGCAAGGGCCTATCAGGCGGGAGGGTAGTCGTGCGGCCCAGCATCGACTTCCGCGGCGACTCGACCAAGAACATCATCGTCGGCAACACCGTGCTGTACGGCGCGACCGAAGGTGAGGCCTTTTTCCGCGGGGTGGCGGGCGAGCGCTTCGGCGTGCGCCTGTCGGGGGCCACGGCAGTGGTGGAGGGCACCGGGGATCACGGCTGCGAGTACATGACCGGCGGCACGGTAGTAGTGCTCGGACAGACGGGGCGTAATTTTGCCGCCGGTATGTCGGGCGGCATCGCCTACGTGTACGACGAGGACGGCCAGTTCGCGCGCCGTTGCAACACCGCCATGGTCACCCTCGACCGGGTGCTGACGGCAGGCGAGCAGGAAGCCATCACCGACAAGGCCTACTGGCATCAGGGTCAGCGTGACGAGGAGCTGCTGCGCAAGCTCATCGAGGATCACCACCAGTGGACCGGCTCGCTGCGCGCACGCGAAATTCTCGATAACTGGGCGGCCTCGCTGCCGAAGTTCGTCAAGGTGTTCCCGCGCGAGTACGAGCGCGCCCTGGGTGAACTGAACGGCAAGCGAAACAGCGTTGCCGCCGAGCGAGAACTCAAGGGAGCCACGCATGGCCGCTGA
- a CDS encoding glutamate synthase subunit beta has translation MGKVTGFLEYQRVKESAEPIDARLRHYKEFVVELKVEQAQVQAARCMDCGVPFCNNGCPVNNIIPDFNDLIYNNEWRAAIDVLHATNNFPEFTGRICPAPCEAACTLNLTDEAVGIKSIERAIIDRAWKEGWVAPQPPTHKSGKRVAVVGSGPAGLAAAQQLARAGHDVTVFEKNDRVGGLLRYGIPDFKMEKHLIDRRVQQMEAEGVTFRTGVLIGKLPRGSKVTNLSRETLSAEKLMEDFDAVLLAGGAEQPRDLPVPGRDLRGVHFAMEFLPQQNRVNAGDQVKDQLRADGKHVIVIGGGDTGSDCVGTSNRHGAASVHQFELLPMPPEQENKPLVWPYWPHKLRTSTSHEEGAEREFAIGTKEFLGESGRVTAIKTVRLEWQGGTMTEVPGSEQIMKADLVLLAMGFVSPIAALLDAFKVEKDSRGNARASTDVTDGYRTSNPRVFAAGDVRRGQSLVVWAIREGRQAARAIDTFLLGASQLPN, from the coding sequence ATGGGTAAAGTCACCGGTTTCCTGGAGTATCAGCGCGTCAAAGAAAGCGCTGAGCCGATCGACGCGCGCCTCAGGCACTACAAGGAGTTCGTGGTCGAACTCAAGGTCGAGCAGGCGCAGGTTCAGGCCGCGCGCTGCATGGACTGCGGCGTTCCCTTCTGCAACAACGGCTGCCCGGTCAACAACATCATTCCCGACTTCAACGACCTGATCTACAACAACGAGTGGCGTGCCGCGATTGACGTACTGCACGCGACCAACAATTTCCCCGAGTTCACGGGCCGCATCTGTCCCGCGCCCTGCGAAGCGGCCTGCACCCTCAACCTCACCGATGAGGCCGTGGGGATCAAGTCCATCGAACGCGCCATCATCGACCGGGCCTGGAAAGAAGGCTGGGTCGCGCCCCAACCGCCCACGCACAAGAGCGGTAAACGGGTCGCCGTCGTGGGCTCCGGTCCGGCGGGTCTGGCTGCCGCGCAGCAGCTGGCCCGCGCGGGCCATGACGTCACGGTGTTCGAGAAAAACGATCGGGTGGGCGGTCTGCTGCGCTACGGCATTCCCGACTTCAAGATGGAAAAGCACCTGATCGACCGCCGGGTGCAGCAGATGGAAGCCGAGGGGGTGACCTTCCGTACAGGCGTCCTGATCGGCAAGCTGCCGCGTGGATCGAAGGTAACCAACCTGTCGCGGGAAACCCTCTCCGCCGAGAAGCTGATGGAAGACTTCGACGCGGTGCTGCTGGCCGGCGGGGCCGAGCAGCCGCGTGACCTGCCCGTTCCCGGGCGCGACCTGCGTGGCGTGCACTTCGCGATGGAGTTTCTGCCCCAGCAGAACCGAGTCAACGCGGGCGATCAGGTCAAAGACCAGCTGCGCGCCGACGGCAAGCACGTGATCGTCATCGGTGGGGGCGACACCGGTTCCGACTGCGTGGGCACCAGCAACCGCCACGGCGCTGCGAGCGTACACCAGTTCGAGCTGCTTCCCATGCCGCCCGAGCAGGAGAACAAGCCGCTCGTCTGGCCTTACTGGCCGCACAAGCTGCGCACCTCCACCAGCCACGAGGAAGGCGCCGAGCGCGAGTTTGCCATTGGCACCAAGGAATTCCTGGGCGAAAGCGGCAGGGTCACGGCCATCAAGACGGTGCGTCTGGAGTGGCAGGGCGGCACCATGACCGAGGTCCCCGGCAGCGAGCAGATCATGAAAGCCGATCTGGTGCTGCTGGCGATGGGCTTCGTGAGCCCCATCGCCGCGCTGCTCGACGCCTTCAAGGTGGAAAAGGACTCGCGGGGCAACGCGCGAGCAAGCACTGACGTGACCGACGGTTACCGCACGAGCAACCCACGGGTGTTTGCGGCGGGTGACGTGCGCCGGGGGCAGTCACTGGTGGTGTGGGCGATCCGCGAGGGTCGGCAGGCCGCGCGGGCCATCGACACCTTTTTGCTGGGCGCGAGCCAGCTGCCGAACTGA
- a CDS encoding Gfo/Idh/MocA family protein has protein sequence MNHTDSTIRVGIIGLGAIGGRLLREFQAHDAFQVTHLHDSDAARSEEAARETGAVACATSTELLASDVDLVYIAVPPSAHFDLTLAALKSGKHVLCEKPLAVSTEEARAMLGAARAAGRVHAMQLPLYHSPGVRVFAERLHSGTLGDLRRADLTLVFPEWPRAWQMNPWIGRREQGGPIRECTPHLFEVIERSLGRVARLRADVVYPVDGVSSEESAHGVLELESGLRVGVSLLCHVQRPETVALTVYGANGTLGLERWTQPVYSADQDIPKALALEADTTQGKLLDHLAAAIHGREADLPGFGVGLRLQCLQEAWEQASATGSWIVVGPE, from the coding sequence ATGAACCACACTGACTCTACTATTCGCGTTGGCATCATCGGACTCGGCGCCATCGGCGGGCGCCTGTTGCGCGAATTTCAGGCTCATGACGCTTTTCAGGTCACGCACCTGCACGACTCGGACGCCGCACGAAGCGAGGAAGCAGCGCGCGAGACAGGCGCGGTGGCCTGCGCGACTTCGACGGAGCTGCTCGCCTCAGACGTCGATCTGGTGTACATCGCCGTACCGCCGAGCGCGCACTTCGACCTGACCCTGGCCGCCCTGAAAAGCGGCAAGCACGTGCTGTGCGAAAAGCCGCTGGCGGTGAGCACCGAGGAAGCGCGGGCCATGCTGGGCGCAGCGCGCGCGGCAGGCAGGGTGCACGCCATGCAGCTTCCGCTCTACCATTCGCCCGGCGTGCGCGTCTTCGCCGAGCGTCTGCACAGCGGCACCCTCGGTGATCTGCGCCGCGCGGACCTCACCCTGGTGTTTCCCGAATGGCCTCGCGCATGGCAGATGAATCCCTGGATCGGTCGGCGCGAGCAGGGCGGCCCGATCCGTGAGTGCACGCCCCACCTGTTCGAGGTGATCGAACGCAGCCTCGGGCGGGTCGCGCGTCTGCGTGCCGACGTGGTCTACCCCGTCGACGGCGTGAGCAGCGAGGAAAGCGCGCACGGCGTGCTGGAGCTCGAATCGGGACTGCGGGTAGGCGTGAGTTTGCTGTGTCATGTTCAGCGGCCCGAGACCGTGGCACTGACGGTGTACGGAGCCAACGGCACGCTGGGCCTGGAACGCTGGACCCAGCCGGTGTACTCGGCGGACCAGGACATCCCGAAGGCGCTGGCCCTCGAAGCCGACACGACCCAGGGCAAGCTGCTCGATCACCTGGCGGCGGCCATTCATGGCCGCGAAGCCGACCTTCCCGGGTTCGGGGTGGGCCTGCGCTTGCAGTGCCTGCAGGAAGCCTGGGAGCAGGCTTCTGCCACAGGCAGCTGGATCGTGGTCGGTCCGGAGTAA
- a CDS encoding type IV pilus twitching motility protein PilT, with translation MASFDDLLTYFVNIKASDIHLRAGAPPMGRINGEIKRIGSKMLSPADLEKMCRAIMKRPGMFEEFAARREADFAYGLPEVARFRVNAMYQRDSIALIMRIQEHRPNLPTFEDLGLPSGIFGELSSKERGLILVTGPTGSGKTTTLASMLDHINATSASTVVTIEDPIEILHKDKQATFYQREIGTDTLDFKLALRAAMRQDPDVILIGEMRDKETVEAALSAAQTGHLVFSTLHTLDAPRTVTRILDFFAPHERDQIRKGLSESLVGVISQRLLPRKGGGRVLGLELMIGTATVRDCIADEDKFANLKEAIQDGFEQYGMHTFDQHLARLVKEDAMTPEDAIQAATTPTDLKMMLMRNAVY, from the coding sequence ATGGCCAGTTTCGACGATCTGCTCACTTACTTTGTCAACATCAAAGCCAGCGACATCCACCTGCGGGCGGGCGCGCCGCCCATGGGCCGCATCAACGGTGAAATCAAACGCATCGGCAGCAAAATGCTGTCTCCGGCCGACCTCGAAAAAATGTGCCGTGCCATCATGAAACGCCCCGGAATGTTCGAGGAATTTGCTGCGCGACGCGAAGCTGACTTCGCATATGGCCTGCCCGAAGTGGCCCGCTTTCGGGTCAATGCCATGTACCAGCGTGACTCGATTGCACTGATCATGCGAATTCAGGAACACCGGCCCAATCTGCCCACCTTTGAAGACCTCGGCCTGCCCAGTGGGATTTTCGGAGAGCTTTCCAGCAAGGAGCGGGGTCTGATCCTCGTAACAGGGCCGACGGGCAGCGGAAAGACGACGACGCTCGCTTCGATGCTCGACCATATCAACGCCACTTCGGCCAGTACGGTCGTCACCATCGAAGATCCCATCGAGATTCTTCACAAGGACAAGCAGGCGACCTTTTACCAGCGTGAGATTGGCACGGACACCCTGGACTTCAAGTTGGCCTTGCGCGCCGCGATGCGCCAGGATCCGGATGTCATTTTGATCGGTGAGATGCGCGACAAGGAAACCGTCGAGGCGGCCCTCAGTGCCGCGCAGACCGGTCACCTGGTGTTTTCGACCCTGCACACGCTGGACGCGCCGCGCACCGTGACGCGAATCCTGGATTTTTTCGCACCGCACGAGCGCGACCAGATTCGCAAGGGCCTCTCGGAATCACTGGTGGGCGTCATTAGCCAGCGGCTGCTGCCACGCAAAGGGGGAGGCCGCGTGCTGGGCCTGGAACTCATGATCGGCACCGCCACCGTGCGTGACTGCATTGCCGACGAGGACAAGTTCGCCAACCTCAAGGAAGCCATTCAGGACGGCTTTGAACAGTACGGTATGCACACCTTCGACCAGCACCTCGCCCGCCTGGTCAAAGAGGACGCGATGACCCCTGAAGACGCCATTCAGGCCGCGACCACCCCCACGGATCTCAAGATGATGCTGATGCGAAACGCCGTGTACTGA
- a CDS encoding PadR family transcriptional regulator, with the protein MFHYPAPVTPVIPAVHTGTTVVIGDVEFAVLELLGHDALTGLELLTSIEYLQRQLGPQFRFKRGDLFPILCAMVDAGLILKRVCRLPGGIERAKYHLTHQGKLALESA; encoded by the coding sequence ATGTTCCACTACCCTGCTCCTGTCACGCCGGTCATTCCTGCTGTGCACACTGGAACCACAGTGGTCATAGGGGACGTCGAGTTCGCCGTCCTGGAGTTGCTCGGTCACGACGCCCTGACCGGGCTCGAGCTGCTGACCAGCATCGAGTACCTGCAACGCCAGCTTGGCCCCCAGTTCAGGTTCAAACGCGGGGACCTGTTCCCCATCCTGTGCGCAATGGTCGACGCCGGGCTGATCCTGAAGCGTGTCTGCCGTCTGCCAGGCGGCATCGAACGGGCGAAGTACCACCTGACCCACCAAGGAAAACTCGCCCTCGAGAGTGCCTGA
- the uraH gene encoding hydroxyisourate hydrolase has translation MLDTARGVPAAGVKIELYAVIDEQRSWLKTVVTNADGRTDEPLIFGGSLETGQYELVFHVGDYFGEQGGLAGRTTVPFLNQVPVRFGVADQSGHYHVPLLVSPWSYSTYRGS, from the coding sequence GTGCTCGATACTGCCCGGGGCGTGCCGGCCGCTGGGGTCAAAATCGAACTGTATGCCGTGATCGATGAGCAGCGTTCCTGGCTCAAAACCGTCGTGACCAATGCGGACGGCCGCACCGACGAACCGCTGATTTTCGGGGGATCGCTGGAAACGGGACAGTACGAACTGGTGTTTCACGTGGGCGACTATTTTGGTGAACAGGGCGGGTTGGCCGGTCGCACCACGGTGCCCTTTCTGAATCAGGTGCCGGTGCGTTTTGGCGTCGCTGACCAGTCGGGGCATTACCACGTACCGCTTCTCGTCTCACCCTGGTCGTACAGCACCTACCGGGGAAGCTGA
- the pucL gene encoding factor-independent urate hydroxylase: MTESSTGVRTRIVLGQNNYGKSDVRLFKVFREGERHDIRDVRVDVALTGDFEAAHTRGDNSALLATDTMRNTVYALAKEQLTGSVEEFGKRLVRHFVKAGPTVASARITFTQHCWERIKVQGQEHGHAFSRQVPKHTAVVEGDGRQFKVTSGIDELYVLKTTRSGWEGFLREQFTALPETNDRIMATVVTARWEYNTDELDYDAVWSEVYQQILETFTDHYSPSVQFTLHQMGQAVLTRCPVIERIHFSFPNKHHVPYNLERFGIQNDNEIFHVDPEPYGLIEGWVERAR, translated from the coding sequence GTGACCGAGTCAAGCACCGGCGTCAGAACCAGAATCGTTTTGGGACAGAACAATTACGGCAAGTCCGACGTGCGGCTCTTCAAGGTTTTTCGGGAAGGTGAGCGGCACGACATCCGGGACGTTCGTGTGGACGTCGCGCTTACCGGCGACTTCGAAGCGGCGCACACGCGCGGGGATAACAGTGCGCTGCTGGCGACGGACACCATGCGAAATACGGTCTACGCCCTGGCAAAAGAGCAGTTGACGGGCAGCGTCGAGGAGTTTGGAAAGCGTTTGGTTCGTCATTTCGTCAAGGCGGGTCCGACCGTTGCTTCTGCCCGCATCACCTTCACCCAGCATTGCTGGGAGCGCATCAAGGTGCAGGGGCAGGAGCACGGCCACGCGTTCTCACGACAGGTCCCCAAGCACACGGCGGTCGTCGAGGGAGATGGACGGCAGTTCAAGGTCACCTCGGGTATCGATGAGCTGTACGTGCTGAAAACCACCCGTTCCGGCTGGGAAGGTTTTCTGCGCGAGCAGTTCACGGCACTGCCCGAAACGAACGACCGCATCATGGCGACCGTGGTCACTGCCCGGTGGGAATACAACACCGACGAGCTTGATTACGACGCCGTGTGGAGCGAAGTCTATCAGCAGATTCTGGAGACCTTCACCGATCATTACAGCCCGTCCGTGCAGTTCACGCTGCACCAGATGGGACAGGCAGTACTGACGCGCTGCCCGGTCATCGAGCGCATCCATTTTTCTTTTCCCAACAAACACCACGTCCCGTACAACCTCGAACGCTTCGGAATACAGAATGACAACGAGATCTTTCACGTGGATCCCGAGCCTTACGGCCTCATCGAGGGCTGGGTGGAGCGCGCACGGTGA